GAATGTGCGTGTTGGAGAGCTGTGTGGGGGGGCGTGCTCGTTAGTGCTGGATGGGCGGGCGGGGGAATGGAATTGGGGGCCAGCCCCCAAACCCCCGCGTAAGGGAATGATTCCCTTACGTATCCTCATCGAGTTTGAAAGCCGTTCAAGCTTCGCTTGGACGGTTTTCAAACTTGGGTGAGAAGGCGTAAAGAGCTTCTTTCTCTTTCCCGTGCGTTGCCACCATTTTTTTTGAACGCGAGCGTTCAAAAAGAAAGGGTTGAGGCGGAAAGAAAAAGAACGCACTGGGTGCCCACTAGCTGGAATATGGGGTTGATGGAGAGGAGAGCGTAGCTCTCATCCCACTCAACCCCATATTCCAGCGAAAGCGGGATTCCCAAGGGCCTCGTCCTTGGGCGGGGTCAAGGGGCGGCGCCCCTTGCAGGGTTTGGGGCAGCGCCCCAATAAAAAACAACACCCCCCCACAATCAGCCTCTGCTGAATATATTCTATCGTTCTTGAGGGTGGATGTCGTCTTCTTTTCCGACGAGGGAGTTCCAGGACTGCTTCCACCATTCGGGGAAGTCGAGTTCGGTAAAGGTGGACTCAGAGAAGTCGAGGGTGTGCTCAAAGGTCCAAAGGTTCTGCGTTTCGAGGCGGGCGAGTTTTACGGCGTCCTTGGCGGTGCAGAGGATGTGCTCAACGCCGCGGCGTTCTGCCTGCCGGTGGATGCTGTCCCAGTCAGCCTGAGAGTAGTCGTGATGGTCCTCAAAACGGAGGTGCAGGGCGGGGCGCTGACCGAGCAGCTGCTCTGCGGTGTCGATGACCTGATACGGTTCGCCGACGCCAGTGACGAGGATGTAGGGCTTTCCGCCGAAGTCGCGGCCAAAGTCGGCGCGGTCGACGCGTTTGACGCCGAGGGGGCGGAAAGAGAACTGAAAAACGGGCTTTTTGTACTTGGCGAGCCGGGCCTGAATGAGTGGCCCAAGGGCGCGATACTCGTCACGGGTGCATTTTATGAGGAATGCAGAGCTGCGGGTGAGGGCAGACTTGTCTTCGCGCCATGAGCCGGAGGGAATGCAAATATTCCATTCGTCAGTGAAGTCCTTGGGGCGCAGGAGAACAAGGTCGAGATCGCGCTGAATGCCGAGATGCTGAAAGCCGTCATCAAGAAGGAAAAGGTGCGGGCGATAGTTCTGCCAGGTCCACTGGGCAGCACGGGCACGCTTGGGGTCGACGACAATGAGGCTGTCGGGGCAGGCTCGCTGGAGGAGAAGGGGTTCGTCACCTGCTTCCTGCGGGGTGCTGTCGGCTTCGACAAGAAAATGTGGTGTTGGAGGCTTGGCGCCATAGCCGCGAGTGAGCACGGCGGCGGCGAGGCCGTTGTGCGCAGCCCAGCGAAGCAGCCATTCGGTGAGCGGAGTCTTGCCACTTCCGCCCCAGCTAATGTTGCCGATACTGACGCACGGGCACTGCGGGCGATACGATTCAAGTTTTCCTTTTTCGTACCAGCGACGGCGAAGCCGCATGACCCCGGCATAGATTTTGGCGGGGAGAAAAAGAAGGGGGGACAGTGAGCGCTGAATCTGGAGGAGTATCTTCTGCATAAAATAAAAAAGGGGGCGGACAAGCCGCCCCCAGATGAGCTTAGTCTCTGCTGCTGCCAAAGAGGCGGAGCAACATCAGGAAAAGGTTGATGAAATCGAGATAGAGAGTCAGGGCGCCAAGAATGGTGCCACGGCGCAGGGCGTTTTCGTCACCCATCGGGGCGCTTTCACCCATGTAGCGCAGGCGCTGGGTATCGTAGGCTGTCAGACCAGTGAAGATGATGACGCCAAGGATGGAAATACCCCATGCCAGAGCGGAACTCGCCATAAAAATGTTCGCAATGGAGGCAATGATGATGCCGATGAGACCCATGAATAAGAAGCTGCCCATAGAGGTCAGATCTTTTTTGGTCGTCATGCCGTAGACACTCATTGCACCAAACATTCCAGCACAAATGACAAAGGTCATAAAGATGCTTTCCTGCGTGTACGCAAGCAGTATGCTGGAAAGTGAAAGACCCATAAGTCCGCTATACACAAGGAACATCGCCGTTGCGGTTGTTCCACTCATGCGGCTGATTCCAGCGGACAGGGCAATAACGAGAATAAAGGGCGCAAAAATGACTGCGTAGCCCATAAGGGAACTTCCGAACAGGAAGTTCAGCATAGCGGGGCTGCTTGCAGTAAAGAACGCAGATGCTGCGGTGACCAAAAGGCCTGCAGTCATCCAGTTGTAGACGCCACGCATGAAAGCATTAACGCTTTCGACGGAACGCGACGAAGTGCGTCCAATGGTCTCAAACCTGTTCATTCCATATCCTCCTTGGGGGACTTTACTTACAGGGATCGAATTTTAAAGGTAATACCGATTCTTTGAGCTGGCAAGGGATTCCGGTTTGTACCACCTGCCCCTTGCAGACCATCGGCATAACAGAGAGAAATCTTTACAGGAAGGATGGAATCCAGCGTGCAAAACCAAGCACGAGCAAAAGAGCGCCTTCTTTGCGGCTGATTTTCCAACCTGTTCGCATACATAAAAGAATAATGGCCATTGAGCCAATAAGCATGGTCATGCTGGGCATGGCTGTCTGTGAAATTTCAATGGGATGCAGGACGCCTGTCACGCCAAGCACGCCGCAGAAATTGAAGAGATCGGAGCCAATGAGGTTGCCGAGCAACATGTCATTTTTGCCTTTGATGGAGGCAGAAAGACAGGTCACCAGTTCGGGCAGGCTGGTGCCTGCGGCAACAATGGTGACACCAATGGCCCATGTAGAGACGCCAAGATGCAGGGCAAGGGTTGATGCGCCGTCAACCAGCAGGGTGCCGCCAAGGGAGACACCGGCAAAGCCCGCAGCGAGCTTGGGGTAGTCAATCCATGTTGCGGAGCGTTCATTGCAGTTGGCCTGCTCGTCGCAGTGCGTCTTGGGGCGACGGAAGATCAGGACCAGAATGTAGGTCAGCAAAATGCCGATGAGAATCAGCCCTTCGATGCGGCCGATTTCTCCGATAAAGGCAAAGCCCGTGGTCAGGGCCATGACGGCAAAAAGGAGAAGACCATCGCGCAGGACCACGGTCCGGGAGGCAACGATGGGGCGCAGAATGGCCATGAGGCCAAGGATGACGCCAAGGTTAAAAATGTTTGAGCCCACAACGTTGGACAGGGCCATGTCCGAAAGACCCTTGAACGCGGCTGTTGCAGTGACGATGAACTCGGGGGCAGAGGTGCCGATGGCCACAATGGTGAGGCCAATGACGAGTTCGGGTACGCGGAAGCGCCGGGCAATGGCTGCCGCAGAATCGACAATCCAGTCAGCGCTAAACCAGAGCAGAAATGCTCCAAGCGCGATGTACAAAATTTGAGTGAGCATTGGGGAAATGTATACCCTGAAAAAGTGAAAATCTAGTGTCGTGCTTTGCACAAGATGGCCAAAAGCCCCGCCAGCACGAGCCTGAACGCCTTTTGCCACAATATAAAAAAGGCTCCGGAATGTCTTCCAGAGCCTTTCGTATCATTTTTATGCGGACTGCCTATCTGGTGTGATGGTGGTCCATGCCGTTTCGGACGTATTTGACGTCTTTCCAGACATTCTCGTGGAAGCCAGTGCTGTTTTCTTTGGACGGGAGCACGGAAAGTTCCCGCTCCTCGTCACCCTGTCGCAAGATGACAGGAGTCTCTGTGCCTGCGCGGCGGGCGCGCGGGGAGAAGTACGCTGTCATGGCAGCGGCATCACGCAGGGCTTCTTCGCTCCATTCACCAGCAAAGGGACGACCAAGGACCAGCGGTCCGGGGTAGTCTTTGAGCTGAAACACGTAATCCGTCGGGCGGATGTTGCGTTCAATCATTTCGTTGCTGATTTTGTCGCGACCAATGGACAGCCAGTGTGTGCCTGCCCAGTACTGACGGCCAACGTTCGCCAGGTAAAAGTCCTGGTCAGTGGCGTCAGGGTAGTGCTCAAAAATGGGCGCATAGCGGCATGCAGACGGGGACTCCGTCAGGCGGCAGCCACCTGCGGGAGTTGGAATGTCTTCTTCGCGAACACCAAGTTCACGAACAAGCGCCATCTGGTCCTTGCGGCCACGGCCATAGAATCCGTAGAGCTGCTCGCGGTCAACAAGCCCGGATTCCTCCATAGGAGTCGGAGGAAGGTGCTTTGCAGACAGCGGGCGCAGCAGGAAGCCTTCGGTTTCGGAATCATTACGGATACTGTTCAAGGCATCGGGACGCTGGGACATGGGGCGCTGCCCCACAACTTCGCCAGTGGCGATGAAAGAAGCTCCGTACTTTTTCAGCAGCTTTTTTGCGGTCGACAGCATCAGAATCTTGCAGTCCACGCAGGGGTTAAAAAGCTTGCCAAAGCCATACTTGGGGCCTTTGCGCATCATATCAACGTATGCATTGCCGACGTCGATAATGTCGATGTCCAGCCCATATGTTTTTTCCCATCCTTTCACATGGCCGGGGTGCCCAAAAAAGGGCGTTACAAAATGAAGACACTTGACCCGCAGGCCCTGCTTCATAAGTACCTTCGCCGTGAGAAGGGAGTCCAGACCTGCGGAGAACAGGACCAGAGCATCATATGTGGTGTTTTCTTTCATAGGTGAAGAGGCTATAGTCATGGATTTAGAGAGAGGCAAGTCCAGAATTCTCGTGAACAGACTGTTTTTAGCGGATTTTGGAGCAAAATTATCAGCTTGCAGCCATGAAAAAATTCAGGCTTCCCACGCTGTCGCGGAGTTGCCCGTGTCGGGGTGTTCTGCTATGTCTCTGAGGCTTCCGTTAAGACAAATTTTTATGGAGAACAGCATATGGCTAAACGTCGCGGTGCGCAGATGAATCCTGAGGAAATGCGCAAAGAGGCCCTGAATACCGCTCTTTCAACTATCGAGAGAAAATACGGTCAGGGATCTGTTATGCGCCTTTCGGATGATGCTCACGTGGATATTCCGACCATCTCCACAGGCTCCATTGGCCTCGATATGGCTCTGGGCATTGGTGGCATTCCAAAAGGCCGTGTGACAGAAATTTATGGACCGGAGTCTTCTGGTAAGACGACCCTGTCTTTGCACATCATTGCAGAATGCCAGAAAAATGGCGGTGTTGCTGCGTTTATTGATGCGGAGCACGCTCTTGATGTGAACTATGCCCGCCGTCTTGGAGTCAAGACTGACGAGCTGATTATTTCTCAGCCCGACTACGGCGAGCAGGCTCTCGACATTGCCGACA
Above is a window of Desulfobaculum bizertense DSM 18034 DNA encoding:
- a CDS encoding calcium/sodium antiporter gives rise to the protein MLTQILYIALGAFLLWFSADWIVDSAAAIARRFRVPELVIGLTIVAIGTSAPEFIVTATAAFKGLSDMALSNVVGSNIFNLGVILGLMAILRPIVASRTVVLRDGLLLFAVMALTTGFAFIGEIGRIEGLILIGILLTYILVLIFRRPKTHCDEQANCNERSATWIDYPKLAAGFAGVSLGGTLLVDGASTLALHLGVSTWAIGVTIVAAGTSLPELVTCLSASIKGKNDMLLGNLIGSDLFNFCGVLGVTGVLHPIEISQTAMPSMTMLIGSMAIILLCMRTGWKISRKEGALLLVLGFARWIPSFL
- a CDS encoding tRNA(5-methylaminomethyl-2-thiouridylate) methyltransferase: MPLSKSMTIASSPMKENTTYDALVLFSAGLDSLLTAKVLMKQGLRVKCLHFVTPFFGHPGHVKGWEKTYGLDIDIIDVGNAYVDMMRKGPKYGFGKLFNPCVDCKILMLSTAKKLLKKYGASFIATGEVVGQRPMSQRPDALNSIRNDSETEGFLLRPLSAKHLPPTPMEESGLVDREQLYGFYGRGRKDQMALVRELGVREEDIPTPAGGCRLTESPSACRYAPIFEHYPDATDQDFYLANVGRQYWAGTHWLSIGRDKISNEMIERNIRPTDYVFQLKDYPGPLVLGRPFAGEWSEEALRDAAAMTAYFSPRARRAGTETPVILRQGDEERELSVLPSKENSTGFHENVWKDVKYVRNGMDHHHTR
- a CDS encoding Bax inhibitor-1/YccA family protein, which gives rise to MNRFETIGRTSSRSVESVNAFMRGVYNWMTAGLLVTAASAFFTASSPAMLNFLFGSSLMGYAVIFAPFILVIALSAGISRMSGTTATAMFLVYSGLMGLSLSSILLAYTQESIFMTFVICAGMFGAMSVYGMTTKKDLTSMGSFLFMGLIGIIIASIANIFMASSALAWGISILGVIIFTGLTAYDTQRLRYMGESAPMGDENALRRGTILGALTLYLDFINLFLMLLRLFGSSRD
- the lpxK gene encoding tetraacyldisaccharide 4'-kinase, yielding MQKILLQIQRSLSPLLFLPAKIYAGVMRLRRRWYEKGKLESYRPQCPCVSIGNISWGGSGKTPLTEWLLRWAAHNGLAAAVLTRGYGAKPPTPHFLVEADSTPQEAGDEPLLLQRACPDSLIVVDPKRARAAQWTWQNYRPHLFLLDDGFQHLGIQRDLDLVLLRPKDFTDEWNICIPSGSWREDKSALTRSSAFLIKCTRDEYRALGPLIQARLAKYKKPVFQFSFRPLGVKRVDRADFGRDFGGKPYILVTGVGEPYQVIDTAEQLLGQRPALHLRFEDHHDYSQADWDSIHRQAERRGVEHILCTAKDAVKLARLETQNLWTFEHTLDFSESTFTELDFPEWWKQSWNSLVGKEDDIHPQER